In candidate division KSB1 bacterium, the following proteins share a genomic window:
- the icd gene encoding isocitrate dehydrogenase (NADP(+)): MAAYQKLTPPTAGHAITTAGNRLNVPDDPIIPFIEGDGTGRDIWKASRRVFDAAVQKAYNGKRRVEWFEVYAGEKALGVYGENVWLPDDTLTAIKAYIVAIKGPLTTPVGGGIRSLNVALRQVLDLYACVRPVRWFTGVPAPVKHPEKLNVIIFRENTEDVYAGIEWKSGTPECKKVLDFLNNEMGKNIRADSGIGIKPISKEGTYRIVRKAIKWAIAKKLSSVTLVHKGNIMKFTEGAFRDWGYQCAREEFGEQTVSEQELWDAHGGKLPAGKVLIKDRIADSMFQQILLRPDEYEVLCTPNLNGDYLSDACAAQVGGLGLAPGANISDFYAVFEATHGTAPKYADQDMINPGSVILSGVMMFEYLGWPEVADAIVRGVDGAIKNKRVTYDLHRQMEGATKLKTSEFADEIIKNL, encoded by the coding sequence ATGGCGGCTTACCAGAAACTGACTCCCCCGACCGCGGGCCATGCGATCACCACGGCCGGAAATCGCTTGAATGTCCCCGACGACCCGATCATTCCGTTCATTGAAGGCGACGGCACCGGCCGCGATATCTGGAAAGCGAGTCGCCGGGTGTTCGACGCCGCGGTACAGAAGGCGTACAACGGAAAACGCCGCGTCGAATGGTTTGAAGTCTATGCCGGCGAGAAGGCGCTGGGAGTCTATGGCGAAAACGTCTGGCTGCCGGACGATACGCTCACCGCGATCAAAGCCTATATCGTGGCGATCAAAGGCCCGCTCACGACTCCGGTCGGCGGGGGGATCCGGTCGCTGAATGTCGCTCTGCGGCAAGTGCTTGATCTGTATGCCTGCGTGCGGCCCGTGCGCTGGTTCACCGGCGTCCCGGCTCCCGTCAAGCATCCGGAAAAGCTGAACGTGATTATCTTCCGCGAGAATACGGAAGATGTCTATGCGGGAATCGAGTGGAAATCCGGCACGCCGGAATGCAAGAAGGTGCTCGACTTCCTGAATAACGAGATGGGGAAGAACATCCGCGCCGACAGCGGGATCGGCATCAAGCCGATCTCCAAGGAAGGCACATACCGCATCGTCCGCAAAGCGATCAAGTGGGCGATCGCCAAGAAGTTATCGTCGGTTACGCTGGTGCACAAGGGCAACATCATGAAGTTCACCGAAGGCGCCTTCCGCGACTGGGGCTACCAGTGCGCGCGCGAAGAATTCGGTGAGCAGACGGTCAGCGAGCAGGAATTGTGGGATGCGCACGGCGGCAAACTGCCGGCCGGAAAGGTGCTGATTAAAGATCGCATCGCCGATTCGATGTTCCAGCAGATTCTGCTGCGGCCCGACGAATACGAAGTGCTCTGTACGCCGAATCTGAACGGCGACTATCTGTCCGATGCCTGCGCCGCGCAGGTCGGCGGCTTGGGACTGGCGCCGGGCGCGAATATCTCCGATTTCTACGCGGTGTTCGAAGCCACGCACGGTACGGCGCCGAAGTACGCGGACCAGGACATGATTAATCCCGGCAGCGTGATCCTGTCGGGGGTCATGATGTTCGAGTATCTGGGCTGGCCGGAAGTCGCAGATGCCATCGTGCGCGGGGTGGACGGCGCGATCAAGAACAAGCGCGTCACCTACGACCTGCACCGGCAAATGGAGGGCGCGACCAAGCTCAAGACCTCCGAGTTCGCCGACGAGATTATCAAGAATCTGTAA